A window of Treponema primitia ZAS-1 genomic DNA:
AGGGCCCACATATCCTCAGCTTCCTGCTTTTTCTCCTGTTGGTAAGGGTCCTTCCCCTATCCGCCGAATACCAATGGCCGGAACCTGACAACGACGATCTCACCATCAGGGTCAGTGTCATGGGTCCCGGGGACGAGCTCTACTTCTGGTGGGGACATATCGCCCTCATTATAGAGGACAGGTCTGCCCGGGGAAAAAAACTCTACGATTATGGGCTCTTTTCCTTTGAAAACGATAATTTTTTTGTCAATTTCGCCTTCGGAAGGCTCCTCTATAGCTGCGGGGTCTCCCGGGCGGAAAATAACATCGCCGGATACATCCTGTCCAACCGGGATGTTACCTTCTATACCCTGGACCTCCCCTGGGAAACCAAGGAAAAGGTCCGCCAGTTTGCAGAAGAAAATGTCCAGCCGGAAAATAGGAACTACTGGTACCACCATTTTCGGGATAACTGCGCCACCCGGATTCGGGACATCATCGACTTGGCAACCGAGGGTCAGTTCTCCGAAGCCTTCCTGAACGCCCCGGGCCGCTTTACCCTGCGGGAGCAGGTACAGCGGCACACCTGGTTCAACCCCTTTATGGACTGGTTCCTCAATTATGCCATGGGCCAGGATATTGATGTCCCCACCACGGTCTGGCAGGAGATGTTCCTCCCCTCGGAGATCGGCGCCCGTATCACCGATTTCCGTTATATCGATACCCGGGGCCGGGAACGGAACCTGGTAAAAGCCGTGGATGTGATCAATGCATCAGAAAACCGGCCCCTGCCCCTGGATACACCCCGAAAACAATGGCCCCGGGAACTGCTCTTCAGCCTTTGTATAGCCGCCTTCCTGGGCCTTCTTATGGCGTACCGGGAGAAAGCCGGGGTCCGGGTTGCGCTTGGATTAAGTCAGAGCCTCCTGGGGATCGTCTTCGGCATTGCCGGAACCATCGCTTTTTTCATGTCCTTCTTTACTAACCATGATTATACTTACCACAACATGAACCTCATCTTTATTAATCCCCTGCTGCTTGCAGCGGTTCCTTTGGGCGTACTCTACGCCTTTCCCCGGGACATCTTCCGCGGCAGATTCTGGGGCTTCCTCTTAAAAGCCCTCTGGTCCTATGTTGTAATCGCCGCCGTCTTTTCCATGGTCCTCCGGATCCTGCCCCGGTTCTGGCAGCAGACCCAGGTAAGTCTTGCCCTGGTACTGCCCCTTGCAATGGTATTAAGCTTTGCCCCGGATTGTATCCTCCGGTTTAAACGGCAGTATCTATGGCGGCGGCATCCTTGAGAATCGAAGCCACAGGCAAGCCCGAAGGCTGCAAGCTCATCCGCATCAGCGCGGATCTGGAAGACGGGGTCATCCAATCCATCTCCATCCGGGGCGATTTTTTCGCCAGCCCCGTGGAAGGCTTTGACCGCGCCGAAAAACGTCTCAGGGACGTTCCCGTCCGCGAGCTGGGTTCCCGGTTTGAGCAATACCTGCAGGAAGAGGGGGTGGAAGCCCAGGGCATAAACGGCGAAGGGTTGGACCGGGTATTTGATTCAATCTAATGAATGCTTCTGCCCTATCGTTTGACTCCTGCCTATTCTTTTATATACTATCCCCATGAAGTTCCGGTATCCCCTTGTTACCTGTCTTTTTTTCGCAGCCCTTTCCTTCCTACCGGGACAGGAGGCCGCCCCGCCGGATTCCGCGGACCAATCCGGCCCTTTCCCCCTAAGCCTCCTCTTGGAAGCTGCCCTGGCCGGTGATATCCCCTGGCGGCCCGACTGGCCTGCGGCCATGCCTCCTGATGGCTTTAGCCTTAACTCCGGGCAGGTCCTTTCCCTCACCCTTACCCTGCCCGCCGGTTTTTTGGACCCTACCCCTTCCGAAGCTTCCGGCGATACCCCCGCTGCCGCGGGGACGATTCCTGCCGGGGATGATGCGGATGGAGAAACGTCGGTGGAATACCGTATCATCCGGAATGCCGATGGCCGGCTCCTGGAATTCCCCTTCTTCCTCAACGGAAATTTCTACCAGGTAGGGGTACATTACGATACGGCGGATCCGGTTCTTATCAGAAAAATCACCCTGGACAATCCTGCATCTCAGGATCCTGGGGAGAACACTTTCGAATTTGAGTTTCTTGAATATAGGCAGGAGGAGCCCTCCCTGGTTCGGATCAAGCTTGGCGAAACCTGGTACTTTGTTGCTCCGGAATACCTTGAACGGCGGGTGAACGAAACCTGGTACGATCCCGAAGGTCTGGCCCAGGCTTTTTTTTCCCTGGAATACCGGGCGGTAGAGGGCAAGAAACGACTCTTTTCTATAGATAGCCGCTCCGATCAGGGACAGGCAATCCTGGTGTACGAGTATAACAGCGCCGGGCGTATAAGCGGCATAAGCGCCCTAGACGGGGAATACGCGGCCCTCTATACCGCAGCGGCCCAAGTCCGGTACTGGGAACGGCCCGAGGGGAACTATACCCTGCAATGGGACGAAAAGGGCTTCCTGGTCCGGATGACTGGGGTGTTAACCGGCGATTCATCGGCGCCTCAACAATCGGATATCCGGTATGAATATACCCTGGATGAACGGGGTAACTGGACAGAACGGAGGGAGATTTCCTTTGCCCGCCTGTTTGGGCGCCTGGTCCCGAATTCCGAAACCGTGATACACCGTACCATTAGTTATGGAGACAAGTGAAATGGCAGAAAATTGGCAGGATACGCTGTACACAAAAACCTTTGACCAGGAGGTTCTGGGCTTAGAACGGCGCCGGGCAGTGGATCCCAGCTGTACCATTGCGGATGTGGATGGCATACTCCAGGGCCTCTATGTGCAGGACGGGGCGGACTGGCTTGGCCGCGGGGAAGTTGGGGATATCACCATGGCGGCAACCATCGCCGCCTATGAACATATCATCGCCGAATGGTCGGCAACGCTCCCCAGGGAACTCCCCACAAAACGTTAAAACGTGTCGTTTTTGTTGTTATTTTCCAAAAAAATTTGTTACCTTTTTACCCATTGATTGCTTTATAGGTAGGTAAATGGTTGGCACTATTTTCCTATTCCTCCTTTCCTTTTTTTCTGCCCCGGAGAAGGTTCTTCTTCGGGGCTCTTTTTATCTCTTGCGGATAATGTTATTTACCGGTATTATTAATAAGGAGATGAATATGGAATGGCGGGCGAGTCATATCTTAGTTAAGGACCGGCCTTTGGCCGATGATATTCTTAAAAGAATCAAACAGGGGGGCCAATTTGAATCCCTTGCCAGGGAATTTTCAACCTGCCCCTCCAAATCTTCCGGAGGGGACTTGGGATGGTTCGGTCCGGGGAAAATGGTAGCGGCCTTTGAATCGGCGGTAAAGCGTCTTTCGCCGGGATCGGTGGGGGATGTTGTGCAAACCCAATTTGGATACCATATAATCAAGTGTACCGGTAGAAAAGAATGAGCTTGATTTAAGGAGGGATCCGATGGACAACAAAGACACCGATTTTAAATCCATACTTCGTGTCGATTCGGAATTGAATCAGATTCAGGATTTGGATCTCCTGCTTGAACGGATACTCCAGGAAGCTCGGCAGGTTGTCCATGCCGATGCGGGTTCAATCTATGTACGGGAAACCGAGGAAGTCGACGGGGAACGGGTGGAAAAACTGGTCATCAAATATGCCCAGAATGATACCCAGCAGAATTTGCTCCCCCCGGGACAAAAGCTCATCTATTCTGTTTTTTCTCTGCCCATCAATAAATTAACGATTTCCGGTTACTGCGCATCGACCAAGAAACTGATCAACGTTCCGGATGTGTACAACCTGCCTTCCGATGCGCCCTATTCCTTCAGTACCACCTACGATAAAATTTCCAATTATAAAACCACCTCAACCCTGGCTATTCCCCTGGTAACCGCCGAAGGCCGCCTTATGGGGGTAATTCAGATTATCAATTCCAAAGACAAGGATGGCAAAACGGTCCCCTTCTCCAAGGATGATGAATTTTTGATCACCCACTTTGCCGCCAATGTAACGGTCGCCCTCCAACGGGCCTATGTAACCCGGGCTATGATACTCAGGATGATCCGTATGTCCGAACTCCGGGACCCCAAGGAAACCGGAACCCACGTAAACCGGGTAGCGGGCTATGCGGTGGAGATCTACGATGGCTATGCCAAGCGCCATAATGTACCCAACGAGGAACGGGAAAAATACCGTGACACCTTAAAAATCGCCGCCATGCTCCACGATGTGGGAAAGGTAGCCATCTCGGATATGATACTAAAAAAACCGGGCCGCTTTACCCCGGAGGAATATCTGGTAATGCAGCACCACACCGTGTATGGCGCCGGGCTCTTTGACGATCTCCAATCGGAGATGGATACCATTGCCCGGGATATCGCCCTGACCCATCATGAGAACTGGGATGGTACGGGCTATCCC
This region includes:
- a CDS encoding GAF and HD-GYP domain-containing protein, whose translation is MDNKDTDFKSILRVDSELNQIQDLDLLLERILQEARQVVHADAGSIYVRETEEVDGERVEKLVIKYAQNDTQQNLLPPGQKLIYSVFSLPINKLTISGYCASTKKLINVPDVYNLPSDAPYSFSTTYDKISNYKTTSTLAIPLVTAEGRLMGVIQIINSKDKDGKTVPFSKDDEFLITHFAANVTVALQRAYVTRAMILRMIRMSELRDPKETGTHVNRVAGYAVEIYDGYAKRHNVPNEEREKYRDTLKIAAMLHDVGKVAISDMILKKPGRFTPEEYLVMQHHTVYGAGLFDDLQSEMDTIARDIALTHHENWDGTGYPGWIDPVTQKPIKADDQGKPLGRREEEIPLPGRIVALADVYDALCSRRVYKDPWTEDQVLSEIRNVRGVKFDPELTDVFFEVLPNIKQIQNLYPEQA
- a CDS encoding peptidylprolyl isomerase, with the protein product MEWRASHILVKDRPLADDILKRIKQGGQFESLAREFSTCPSKSSGGDLGWFGPGKMVAAFESAVKRLSPGSVGDVVQTQFGYHIIKCTGRKE
- a CDS encoding DUF4105 domain-containing protein — protein: MKGPHILSFLLFLLLVRVLPLSAEYQWPEPDNDDLTIRVSVMGPGDELYFWWGHIALIIEDRSARGKKLYDYGLFSFENDNFFVNFAFGRLLYSCGVSRAENNIAGYILSNRDVTFYTLDLPWETKEKVRQFAEENVQPENRNYWYHHFRDNCATRIRDIIDLATEGQFSEAFLNAPGRFTLREQVQRHTWFNPFMDWFLNYAMGQDIDVPTTVWQEMFLPSEIGARITDFRYIDTRGRERNLVKAVDVINASENRPLPLDTPRKQWPRELLFSLCIAAFLGLLMAYREKAGVRVALGLSQSLLGIVFGIAGTIAFFMSFFTNHDYTYHNMNLIFINPLLLAAVPLGVLYAFPRDIFRGRFWGFLLKALWSYVVIAAVFSMVLRILPRFWQQTQVSLALVLPLAMVLSFAPDCILRFKRQYLWRRHP